A window of the Nyctibius grandis isolate bNycGra1 chromosome 9, bNycGra1.pri, whole genome shotgun sequence genome harbors these coding sequences:
- the EN1 gene encoding homeobox protein engrailed-1, whose protein sequence is MEEPPEGHGHRDAAPGPASSGSGSDGESVPVSPSPAPASPAAPCPLPLPRRRHPPPPPPPPPPPHRTTNFFIDNILRPDFGCKKEPPAPTGGGGGGSRERDGDRGQSSGRENVNPLLARPPNPPSLLCPDSNCRPDGSAPPPAAAAAAAKASPAAAAAAASGAAKSPADGGETHPAKYGEHGSPAILLMGSNNGGPVIKPDSQQPLVWPAWVYCTRYSDRPSSGPRTRKLKKKKTEKEDKRPRTAFTAEQLQRLKAEFQANRYITEQRRQSLAQELSLNESQIKIWFQNKRAKIKKATGIKNGLALHLMAQGLYNHSTTTVQDKEESE, encoded by the exons ATGGAAGAGCCGCCGGAGGGGCACGGCCACCGAGACGCGGCGCCCGGCCCGGCgagcagcggcagcggcagcgaTGGCGAGAgcgtccccgtgtcccccagccccgcgcccgcctCCCCCGCCGCGCCCTGCCCCCTGCCCttgccccgccgccgccacccgccgcccccgccgccgcccccgccgccgccccaccGCACCACCAACTTTTTCATCGACAACATCCTGAGGCCCGACTTCGGCTGCAAGAAGGAGCCGCCCGCACCGACcggcggcggaggaggaggcagccggGAGCGGGATGGAGACCGAGGGCAGAGCTCAGGTAGAGAAAACGTCAACCCGCTGCTGGCCCGACCGCCCAACCCgccctccctcctctgcccgGACTCGAACTGCCGTCCCGAcggctccgcgccgccgcccgcagccgccgccgccgccgccaaagccagccccgccgcggcggcagcggcggcgtCGGGGGCGGCCAAGTCACCCGCCGACGGGGGCGAGACTCACCCGGCGAAGTACGGGGAGCACGGCAGCCCCGCCATCCTCCTCATGGGCTCTAATAATGGAGGACCTGTTATAAAGCCCGACTCGCAACAGCCGCTGGTGTGGCCTGCCTGGGTCTACTGCACTAGGTATTCAGACAGACCGTCCTCGG GCCCCCGCACCAGGAagctgaagaagaagaagacgGAGAAGGAGGACAAGCGGCCGCGGACGGCGTTCACGGCCGAGCAGCTGCAGCGGCTGAAGGCGGAGTTCCAGGCGAACCGGTACATCACGGAGCAGCGGCggcagagcctggcccaggAGCTCAGCCTCAACGAGTCCCAGATCAAGATCTGGTTCCAGAACAAACGAGCCAAAATCAAGAAGGCGACGGGCATCAAGAACGGGCTGGCGCTGCACCTCATGGCCCAGGGACTCTACAACCACTCCACCACCACCGTGCAGGACAAAGAGGAGAGCGAGTGA